From a single Streptomyces sp. NBC_01264 genomic region:
- a CDS encoding FtsK/SpoIIIE family DNA translocase, with the protein MASSTSGKGSQSTAGTAKGRTGRTAAPAKKAAPARKPPAKKSAPAAKRGPVKKVAPKPAPSPTGGVLRLLRAFWLGIAHAVGAIFRGIGQGAKNLDPAHRKDGLALLLLALALIVAAGTWSNLSGPVGDLVTMLVTGAFGRLDLLVPVLLGVMAVRFIRHPEQADANGRIGIGLSALVIGVLGLVHIACGAPGRDEGTTAMQNAGGLIGWGASKPLIFTMGAPLAVPMLVLLTVFGLLVVTATPVNAIPQRLRSAGIRLGVIAPNEHDAEYAEYAESGDPAGAAAADRHDAAQWRARTGAARSEDPAEAAEEEALARRRRPRRSAGRPMDRGMDAVDVAAAAAAALDGVVYGGMPPSPLVADLTQGISVEREGREGVEITAPVPAAREEGPAREEKAAREEKPAAAEGAAPPHDTTAAASGTLSVPDLTKAPPETQALPPRAEQLQLRGDITYSLPSLDLLEKGGPGKTRSAANDAVVASLTNVFMEFKVDAKVTGFTRGPTVTRYEVELGPAVKVERITALAKNIAYAVASPDVRIISPIPGKSAVGIEIPNTDREMVNLGDVLRLADAAEDDHPMLVALGKDVEGGYVMANLAKMPHVLVAGATGSGKSSCINCLITSVMVRATPEDVRMVLVDPKRVELTAYEGIPHLITPIITNPKRAAEALQWVVREMDLRYDDLAAFGYRHIDDFNQAIRDGKIKLPPGSERELSPYPYLLVIVDELADLMMVAPRDVEDSIVRITQLARAAGIHLVLATQRPSVDVVTGLIKANVPSRLAFATSSLADSRVILDQPGAEKLIGKGDGLFLPMGANKPVRLQGAFVTEDEIAGIVQHCKDQMAPVFRNDVTVGQKQKKEIDEEIGDDLDLLCQAAELVVSTQFGSTSMLQRKLRVGFAKAGRLMDLMESRGIVGPSEGSKARDVLLKADELDGVLAVIRGETPE; encoded by the coding sequence ATGGCCTCAAGTACGTCCGGTAAGGGTTCCCAGAGCACGGCGGGCACCGCGAAGGGCCGCACCGGCCGTACGGCGGCGCCGGCGAAGAAGGCTGCCCCAGCCCGCAAGCCCCCCGCGAAGAAGTCGGCACCTGCGGCCAAGCGCGGCCCCGTCAAGAAGGTCGCGCCGAAGCCCGCGCCGTCCCCCACCGGGGGAGTGCTGCGGCTGCTGCGCGCCTTCTGGCTCGGCATCGCGCACGCGGTCGGCGCGATCTTCCGCGGCATCGGCCAGGGCGCGAAGAACCTCGACCCTGCCCACCGCAAGGACGGCCTCGCCCTGCTGCTGCTCGCGCTCGCGCTGATCGTCGCCGCCGGGACCTGGTCGAACCTGAGCGGGCCCGTCGGGGACCTGGTGACCATGCTGGTCACCGGCGCCTTCGGCCGGCTCGACCTGCTCGTACCGGTCCTGCTCGGCGTCATGGCGGTGCGTTTCATCCGCCATCCCGAACAGGCCGACGCCAACGGCCGCATCGGCATCGGGCTCTCGGCGCTGGTCATCGGAGTGCTGGGGCTCGTACACATCGCCTGCGGTGCCCCCGGGCGCGACGAGGGCACCACCGCCATGCAGAACGCCGGCGGGCTGATCGGCTGGGGCGCCTCGAAGCCGCTGATCTTCACGATGGGTGCGCCGCTGGCCGTGCCGATGCTGGTGCTGCTCACCGTCTTCGGGCTGCTGGTGGTCACCGCCACCCCCGTCAACGCGATCCCGCAGCGGCTGCGGAGCGCGGGGATCCGGCTCGGAGTGATCGCTCCGAACGAACACGACGCCGAGTACGCCGAGTACGCCGAGTCCGGGGACCCCGCGGGCGCGGCCGCCGCGGACCGGCACGACGCCGCGCAGTGGCGGGCCCGCACCGGCGCCGCCCGGTCGGAGGATCCGGCGGAGGCCGCCGAGGAGGAGGCGCTCGCCCGGCGGCGGCGCCCCCGCCGGTCCGCGGGCCGGCCCATGGACCGCGGCATGGACGCCGTCGACGTGGCCGCGGCGGCGGCCGCCGCGCTGGACGGGGTGGTGTACGGAGGCATGCCGCCCTCCCCGCTGGTCGCCGACCTCACGCAGGGCATCTCGGTGGAGCGCGAAGGCCGCGAAGGTGTGGAGATCACCGCTCCGGTCCCGGCGGCCCGGGAAGAGGGGCCCGCGCGCGAGGAGAAGGCCGCCCGCGAGGAGAAGCCCGCGGCGGCCGAGGGCGCGGCCCCGCCGCACGACACGACCGCGGCGGCCTCCGGGACGCTGTCCGTTCCCGACCTGACCAAGGCCCCGCCCGAGACCCAGGCGCTGCCACCCCGCGCCGAGCAGCTCCAGCTGCGCGGGGACATCACGTACTCCCTGCCCTCGCTGGACCTGCTGGAGAAGGGCGGGCCCGGCAAGACCCGCAGCGCCGCGAACGACGCGGTCGTCGCCTCGCTGACGAACGTGTTCATGGAGTTCAAGGTCGACGCGAAGGTCACCGGTTTCACCCGGGGCCCGACGGTGACCCGTTACGAGGTGGAGCTCGGTCCGGCCGTGAAGGTCGAGCGGATCACGGCGCTGGCGAAGAACATCGCCTACGCCGTGGCCTCGCCCGACGTGCGCATCATCAGCCCGATCCCGGGCAAGTCGGCGGTCGGCATCGAGATCCCGAACACCGACCGCGAGATGGTCAACCTGGGGGACGTGCTGCGGCTGGCGGACGCCGCCGAGGACGACCATCCGATGCTGGTGGCGCTCGGCAAGGACGTCGAGGGCGGCTACGTCATGGCCAACCTGGCGAAGATGCCGCACGTGCTGGTCGCCGGAGCCACCGGCTCCGGAAAGTCCTCCTGCATCAACTGCCTGATCACCTCGGTGATGGTGCGGGCCACCCCGGAGGACGTCCGGATGGTGCTCGTGGACCCCAAGCGCGTGGAACTGACGGCGTACGAGGGCATCCCGCACCTGATCACGCCGATCATCACCAACCCCAAGCGGGCCGCCGAGGCGCTGCAGTGGGTCGTGCGCGAGATGGACCTGCGCTACGACGACCTGGCCGCCTTCGGCTACCGGCACATCGACGACTTCAACCAGGCCATCCGGGACGGCAAGATCAAACTGCCGCCGGGCAGCGAGCGGGAGCTCAGCCCGTACCCGTACCTGCTGGTGATCGTCGACGAGCTCGCCGACCTGATGATGGTGGCCCCGCGCGACGTGGAGGACTCGATCGTCCGCATCACGCAGCTGGCCCGTGCGGCCGGCATCCACTTGGTGCTCGCGACCCAGCGGCCCTCGGTGGACGTGGTGACCGGTCTGATCAAGGCGAACGTGCCCTCGCGCCTCGCCTTCGCCACCTCCTCGCTCGCCGACAGCCGGGTCATCCTGGACCAGCCGGGTGCGGAGAAGCTGATCGGCAAGGGCGACGGGCTGTTCCTGCCGATGGGCGCGAACAAGCCGGTGCGGCTCCAGGGCGCCTTCGTCACCGAGGACGAGATCGCCGGGATCGTGCAGCACTGCAAGGACCAGATGGCGCCCGTCTTCCGCAACGACGTCACGGTCGGGCAGAAGCAGAAGAAGGAGATCGACGAGGAGATCGGCGATGACCTGGACCTGCTGTGCCAGGCGGCCGAGCTGGTCGTCTCCACGCAGTTCGGGTCCACCTCGATGCTCCAGCGCAAACTGCGGGTCGGGTTCGCGAAGGCCGGCCGGCTGATGGACCTGATGGAGTCGCGGGGGATCGTCGGACCGAGCGAGGGGTCGAAGGCGCGCGACGTGCTGCTGAAGGCCGACGAGCTGGACGGCGTGCTCGCGGTGATCCGCGGGGAGACTCCCGAGTAA
- a CDS encoding helix-turn-helix domain-containing protein, with translation MSIGNANSPEEERPSTDDRSEDRLVERSVEEPSIGTALKKARIAAGLTVDEVSSTTRVRIPIVHAIESDDFTRCGGDVYARGHIRTLARAVGLDPEPLIESYDAAHGGRPAPTPAAPMFEAERIRPERQRPNWTAAMVAAIVAVIGFVGFTAFGGADEKTKRPVAEGSAAPKPAPTPNASKPSVQAPLAPTAPKPEPSDSAIAAAPKDLVTVVLTANDGESWISAKDHSGRLIFDGTLTQGQSKTFTDKESIDLVLGDAGVVKLFVNGKEIKDEFQPGQVERLTYTKDDPPQGQAQAG, from the coding sequence GTGTCCATCGGCAACGCCAACTCCCCCGAAGAAGAGCGGCCTTCGACCGACGACCGGTCCGAGGACCGCCTCGTCGAACGTTCCGTCGAAGAGCCGTCCATCGGGACGGCCCTCAAGAAGGCCCGGATCGCCGCCGGGCTGACTGTCGACGAGGTCAGTTCCACCACCCGCGTGCGCATTCCGATCGTGCACGCGATCGAATCCGACGATTTCACACGCTGCGGCGGCGATGTCTATGCCCGCGGCCACATCCGTACGCTCGCCCGTGCCGTAGGTCTCGATCCGGAACCCCTGATCGAGTCGTACGACGCGGCTCACGGCGGCCGGCCGGCACCCACCCCCGCCGCGCCGATGTTCGAAGCCGAGCGGATCCGCCCCGAACGGCAGCGGCCCAACTGGACCGCCGCCATGGTAGCCGCCATCGTCGCCGTGATCGGCTTCGTCGGCTTCACGGCCTTCGGCGGCGCCGACGAGAAGACCAAGCGGCCGGTGGCGGAAGGTTCCGCCGCGCCGAAGCCCGCACCCACCCCGAACGCCTCCAAGCCCTCCGTCCAGGCACCGCTGGCGCCTACGGCTCCCAAGCCGGAGCCTTCGGACAGTGCCATCGCCGCCGCGCCCAAGGACCTCGTCACGGTCGTCCTGACGGCCAACGACGGCGAGAGCTGGATCTCGGCCAAGGATCACAGTGGCCGGCTCATCTTCGACGGCACCCTCACACAGGGGCAGTCGAAGACGTTCACGGACAAGGAGTCCATCGACCTGGTGCTCGGCGACGCCGGGGTCGTGAAGCTCTTCGTGAACGGCAAAGAGATCAAGGACGAGTTCCAGCCCGGACAGGTGGAACGTCTCACATACACCAAGGACGACCCGCCTCAGGGACAGGCCCAGGCGGGCTGA